In the Streptomyces sp. cg36 genome, one interval contains:
- a CDS encoding LpqB family beta-propeller domain-containing protein, whose protein sequence is MGADRGRDRGRRLRSAALLGCGGMLVAGCASMPDSGDVHAVQASQRADSQVQVYAVPPREGAAADEIVDGFLEAMTSDDPQFATARKYLTPQAARGWKPDQSTTVLADGPNPQPNRVNDKGDSSSFTFTVTGKPVAVVDKQHAYQPARSKATYNETIHLVRQSGPGGKEWRIDSLPEGLLLGQSDFQRIYRSVNKYYFAAGQDRLVADPVYVRQRNDPETQMNLVTQTVMAVLDGPTNWLRPVVASRFPSGTALKEGTKSLSFDDRNALKVPLNERASNVGGTQCRKMAAQLLFTLRDLTATRVGQVELDRANGSQLCVLGGDQAEDYAPDRTSTKPGQYFLDAQGRLARMRAGARDSADASESADGDTDSDVVTELVPGPFGRLEQPLRTVAVDRPERRAAGVSTDGRSLYVAPIVTDGELVKTPVTSKSKDSKDGLSAPSWDGRGDLWVADRDPGQPRLLRLDHGAGQPQVVDVAGLNGAHIEQVRMSADGVRIALLVTEDGHTTLRIGRVERIGDPEHPQVSVVELRPGAPQMEDVTAVSWAGRSRLVVVGKESGGLQQQLRYMQTDGSMAAAGNLPGANRVTEIAAADDERLPLVAHSREDGIVRLPPGATWKTAVKKGSSPVYPG, encoded by the coding sequence GTGGGCGCTGATCGGGGGAGGGACCGCGGCCGTCGGCTGCGGTCGGCGGCCCTGCTGGGCTGTGGCGGGATGCTGGTGGCGGGGTGCGCGTCGATGCCCGACAGCGGGGACGTGCACGCGGTGCAGGCGTCGCAGCGCGCCGACTCGCAGGTGCAGGTGTACGCGGTGCCGCCGCGCGAGGGGGCGGCGGCCGACGAGATAGTCGACGGGTTCCTGGAGGCGATGACCAGTGACGACCCGCAGTTCGCGACGGCCCGCAAGTATCTGACGCCGCAGGCGGCGCGCGGCTGGAAGCCGGACCAGTCCACGACGGTGCTGGCGGACGGGCCGAACCCGCAGCCGAACCGGGTCAACGACAAGGGCGACAGTTCGAGCTTCACCTTCACGGTGACCGGGAAGCCGGTCGCGGTGGTGGACAAACAGCACGCGTACCAGCCGGCCAGGTCCAAGGCGACGTACAACGAGACGATCCACCTGGTGCGGCAGAGCGGGCCGGGCGGCAAGGAGTGGCGCATCGACTCGCTGCCCGAGGGGCTCCTGCTGGGGCAGTCGGACTTCCAGCGCATCTACCGTTCCGTCAACAAGTACTACTTCGCCGCGGGGCAGGACCGGCTGGTCGCCGACCCGGTGTACGTGCGGCAGCGCAATGACCCCGAGACGCAGATGAACCTGGTCACCCAGACGGTGATGGCGGTGCTGGACGGGCCGACCAACTGGCTGCGGCCGGTGGTGGCTTCGCGTTTCCCGAGCGGTACGGCGCTGAAGGAGGGCACCAAGTCGCTCTCGTTCGACGACCGCAACGCGCTGAAGGTCCCGCTGAACGAGCGGGCGTCCAACGTCGGCGGGACGCAGTGCCGCAAGATGGCGGCCCAACTGCTGTTCACCCTGCGGGACCTGACGGCGACCCGGGTCGGCCAGGTGGAGCTGGACCGGGCGAACGGCTCGCAGCTGTGCGTGCTCGGCGGCGACCAGGCCGAGGACTACGCGCCGGACCGCACGTCGACGAAGCCGGGCCAGTACTTCCTGGACGCGCAGGGGCGGCTGGCGCGGATGCGCGCGGGCGCGCGGGACAGCGCCGACGCGAGCGAGAGCGCGGACGGGGACACGGACAGCGATGTGGTCACCGAGCTGGTGCCCGGACCGTTCGGCAGGCTTGAGCAGCCGCTCCGTACGGTCGCGGTGGACCGGCCGGAGCGGCGTGCGGCGGGCGTGTCCACCGATGGGCGCTCCCTGTACGTGGCGCCGATCGTGACCGACGGCGAGCTGGTGAAGACGCCGGTCACCAGCAAGAGCAAGGACTCCAAGGACGGTCTTTCCGCGCCGAGTTGGGATGGGCGCGGTGATCTGTGGGTCGCGGACCGGGACCCCGGCCAGCCCCGGCTGCTCCGGCTGGACCACGGTGCGGGCCAGCCGCAGGTGGTGGATGTCGCCGGGCTGAACGGGGCGCACATCGAGCAGGTGCGGATGTCGGCCGACGGGGTGCGGATCGCGCTGCTGGTGACCGAGGACGGGCACACGACGCTGCGGATCGGGCGGGTGGAGCGCATCGGCGACCCCGAGCATCCGCAGGTCTCCGTGGTGGAACTGCGCCCCGGGGCGCCGCAGATGGAGGACGTGACGGCGGTGTCCTGGGCCGGTCGCAGCCGTCTGGTGGTGGTCGGCAAGGAGTCCGGCGGCCTCCAGCAGCAGCTTCGGTACATGCAGACGGACGGTTCGATGGCGGCGGCGGGCAATCTGCCGGGCGCCAACCGGGTGACCGAGATCGCCGCGGCGGACGACGAGCGGCTGCCGCTGGTGGCGCACTCGCGGGAGGACGGCATCGTC